The Lichenihabitans psoromatis genomic interval CCCGGTCGGCGACGGGTTCTTCTTGATCCAGCTGAACAGCGTCATCTGCAGCCGGTTCACGAAATCCTCGCGCGCGGCATCGGACGCCAATCCAGATAGATTGATGACGGAGATCCGCGTGCGGCCGGCATCGGGCCCGTTGAACAGAAGTTTCGGATCGAGCACCGGACCATCGACCCGCAGCAGCGGATTGGTCGCAACGGCCGCATGAAGCTGGTCGGCCATGCCGGCCGCCAATTTTGCGGCATTGCCGATCTCGCTGATGCCGTCCGGGAGATCGGTGAGCAGCGTTGTCATGGCCTTCAGATCGCCGCCGCCCTGCCCGGCGAAATAGCGCATGGCATCGGCCAGGACGCCTCTTTGCAACCCGTTCTTCGCGCCCGCCAACGGGGCGACAGTCTCGGTTGCCATCTCGCAGGCCTGATCGCGTTCGTCCAAATTATCGCCGAGACCGGAAAAATCCGGCAGCACCGACAGGAACAGCGGGTTGCCGGCCCGGACCCCGGGCGTCCAGACCACGACCTCGACCGTCTCGCGATAGCGAGCCGCCTTCTCGTCGTCATCGGGCGTGAAGCTGCCCGGCCGCTCCGGCCACGGGTCACCGAGCCGCGACAGATCATTGTTCGGATCGATCACGATAGCCGGGATTCCAGCGAGAGCGGCCTCCTCGATCAACCGACGCAGCAACACCGTCTTGCCCGACCCCGTCCCCGCGATGATCGCAGTGTGGCGCGGCAGCAGCGCGAGCGGCAGGCTGACGGCCTCGCCACCCACCGCCATGCGATGACCGATCACGATGGCGGTCGGCGGAACCGCGACCAAGGGCGGCGCAACCGCGCGTTTTGTCGGACGTTTCGGCTCGGTCAACGGTGCGGCGACGGGCGAAACCGCTTCTGCGACATGCTCGAGCTCTAAGGCCTCGACCGGAGGAGCCGGCATCGCATCCATCACGTCCGAGACCGATGTCCCCGGCGGCGGGCAAAGACCCGCTTGTTTGAAGAACGCCGTGTCGCAGAGCGGCTTGGTGGCACGCAGCCAGGTATCGAATTCGTTGCGTTTGCGATGGTTGGCTGCCTCGTCGCGCAATTGGCGAAGCGCCACGAAAGTCAGCAGATCATCCTCGCTCGGATCGATGATGCAGCCCCCTGCTTTCGTGAAGACCTCGACCATCTGCCGGGTCTTCACGCCACCCGGTACCGGAGCTTTTCGAATGATGAGCAGACGGCGGTCGGCCATGTCGGCCGTAATCCCCGATGCGGTCAAAGCAGCCCTCAACCGCGACTGGAACGCATTGGCATTGGTATGTTCGAGAGCGCGGTAGCAATAGTGCCGCTCCCGGTCGCTTTCGGCATGGAACGTGAAAGTCAGCCTGCCGTGCAGGGGCGGCGTCCGCTGCGCGGAATCACCTTTGGCTTCCACGTCGATCGCCTCGTCCGGATCGATCTGCACGGCGTAGAGACCAAAGACGCCGCGCAGCAGGCGACCGAACTCGCCATCGTCGTCATTCTGGATCAGGCCGGCGATATCGACCTGCCGGCGCATCGCCTCGAGATCGAAGAGCGGCGTCTGCGGCCCGGTGTCTTCTATCAACTGATCGGCTTTCGGCACGACCGGGAGAAGAATGTCGCAGAGCTCGATGCGCGCCTCGTCGATACAGTGGCGGCGGAAAGCGTCGCAGCGCATCAGGATGGCGCGAGGCGTCATTCCGCGCCCCGTCGCATTGTCGATCGCGGCCTTGCTGAACGGCCAGGACGGAAAGGCGGGCGTGAACGCCACGGCCGCATAGGCCGGCGTCAACCGGCTGACGATCAGGTTTTCGATGTGGGCGCGGTCGCCCATGCCGAGCAAAGCCGTCTGCGGTTGAAAGCGATGCACGGCAGAGTCAAGCGCGTGAGCCTTGATGCGCTCCCAGGAATCGTAGAGGCACGTGACGACCGTCATGCTGCGGTGGAGGACGTCGTAGAGCTCCAGCAGCCCCGCCGCCAGCACCTCGCCGATCGGTTGCGCCGGACGACCGTCCTCGCTGAGGCGGTGCTGAAACATATTGCTCGGAATGACGATACTGTCGATCTGATCGACAGCGACCAGCGTCGGGCCGGCAAGACTCATGATCCAGGACATGCCGCGCACCAGTTCGACATGGGTCGGAGGCGCGCCTTTGAAGCCGAGCTTCCGCCCGGTGTCTTCCTCGGCCTCGTAACCTTGCAGCCAGCTATGCGCGAAGCTCATGGTGCCGGCATGGTTGGACCGGAGCAGCGCCAAGGCTCGGAACACGTCCTGATGCCGCAGCGCATTGACGCGATCGCCTCGCATCAAGCCACCCACCAGAAGATCGACGATCTTGCTTGGATCGATATTCGGGGTTTCGAAGGCCTCATGGACCTGTCGCTCGATCTGAAATCGGCGCGCGACCCCGGCCAGCACCGCCTCATGCTGGCGGCGCCCATCCGGCATCTCCTGCAACAGGGATGTCAGGAAACTCAGCGCGGCGCTCTTCCAGAAATCCGTGACGCCGAGAATGTCGAGCAGCACGAACCAGCCGCCCCCGTCCCAGGTGCGTCGGCGCAAGGTGCCGACCAGATGCGTCTTGCCAATCCCGGCTGCTCCAACCAATACGTGACCGGGCGGCTTGGTCGAGGTCTCTTTCGTCTTTCGGAAGAAATCCGCGACGAGGCTGTCGAGCAGAGCTTCGTTGGGTCCGCCAACCGTCGTATCGGCATCGCTCCAGACGCTTTCGAGTGATCGGAGCCAACCGAAATCGGCATCGCGCAGGGCGTCGAGAGCGAGGCTCATGGCATGATCCAGAGAACGTGAAAGGGTTCGCCGGCGGGATCGTAAGCGGCCTCGCGATCGGCGGCCGTCAGCGCATTCGGATTGTTGATCCGCATCAGCCGCGCCTTTTTGTCCCCCGCCAGGATGCGCCCAAAGGCGTCGTCCACGGTCGCGCGATCGAAGGCCGAGAGATGGGCGCGAATATCACGAAGCGGCGCACTTTCGCCGGTCTTGCCGCCCGTGATCGCCAGATAGGCTTGACCGATCTTGCGCCGCATCCCGACGGGCGTCAGCGCTCGCGCCGACCCCGATCGACCCGCCGCGCGCGGGGATTTCGGCAGTGGCTCGGCCGCCTCGGGCAAGGGGCCGACGAATTCGGCCAGGGTTTCGCCATGCTGCTCGAGGTGGGCCGACAGCAGGCCGAGCCAAGCCCGCAGCACCTGATAGGCCGGCGGCACGGCGTCGGTCAGATGCGCGGCCGCCCATGCCCACCCCTTGTCGTCGAGCTGCAGCAGCAGCGCGCCACGGGCCTGCCTGCTGACTTTGATCAGGCGCCGCGCTTCAAGCTGCTCACGATCGGCTTTCGCGACCTCGGGCAGGATCGCGCCTTGAAGGGCCTGACCTTTTTGGCCAAGCAGCGACCAGACCAGAAGCGTCTGGCGCGGCGTCAGTCCGTCATCACTCATGGGCTTGGCCTTCCACCGCGACGATCCGATCGATCGATCGGTCGGTCCGGGCCGACCTCTAAGGTCGGCGCGGTGACGCAAGGGAAGCATTCAGCACGACAGGGTTATGACAGGCCAGGATCGCGCGGTGCGACACCGACGCCGAGGCTTGGCCCGACGAGCCTCAGGCTTTGCGGACGAGGCGAGCCGCGAAGAACCCGTCGAGCCCCACGAGCGGCGGCTCGTCGAGCACCGAAAAAAACGGCAGCGTGCGAAGGTCGCCGGCCGGCGTCACGCAATCGGACCAACCGCCGACCTCATCGGCCGTGATGGGCACGCGCGCCACATCCGGGTTGCGCCGCAACAGGCTGGCGATCTGCGCTTCGCCCTCCTCAGGCTCCAGCGAGCAGACGCAATAGACGAGCGTGCCGCCGGGCTTCAGCAACCCGAGCGCCCGATCAATCATGCGGGTCTGCAAGGCCGCCAGCGACACGATATCCGAGGCGCGCTTGGTCCAGGCCACATCGGGGTGACGGCGGATCGTTCCGGTCGCCGAACACGGCGCATCGAGCAGGATCGCGTCGAAGGGCTCGGCGGAAAAACCCGCGACATCGGCCACCTCCGTCTCGGCACTCATGCCCAGCCGTTCGAGGTTGACGGCGAGGCGCTTGAGCCGCTCGGCCGAGCGATCGACCGCCACAACATGGCCGCCTGCCGCGATCAATTGCGCGGTCTTGCCACCCGGCGCGGCACAGAGATCGGCGACCCGCTGCCCCGCCTCGACGCGCAGCAGCCGCGCCGGCAGCGAGGCGGCCGCATCCTGCACCCACCATTCCCCATCGGCGTAGCCGGCGAGGTCCGGGACCGGCACATGGCTGGTGAGGCGAAGGGAGCCGTTCGGCAGGCGCGTCGCCTCGAGCGCTTCGGTCCAGCGCGCGACATCGGCCTTGACGGTGATGTCGAGCGAGGGCTCGATGCGATGCGCCAGCGCGATCGCGGTGGCTTTCGCATCCCCATAGGTCTGCCTCCAACGCGCGGCCAGCCAAGCGGGCGTATCGGCAAACGGGTCGAGGTCGGCGGGGCCTTCGGGCGCCCGGGCGAGATTACGCGCCACCGCATTGGCGAGCGCCGCGAAGGGCTGACTTTTCGGGTCGGTCCGCACCGCGAGGACGCAGAGATTGACGGCCGCGTGATCCGGCACGTCGAGGAACATGATCTGCGCCGCCGTCACGACGAGAAACCACTCGAGGTTGCCGCTCCGCTTGGGCAGCCCGCGCTCGAGAAACGCCGCAAGCGCCTTACGGATGGTGCCGAGGCGACGCAGCGACACGACCACGATCGAGCGCACCAGGGCGCGGTCGCGCGGTTCCAACGCGTTGAGCTTGGACTGCGTGGTCTCGCTGCCAAAGGCCTCGTCGAACCCATGTCCGGCGCCGATCACGTCGGCCAGGATCGCGGCGGCGATCAGGCGGGCCGGCAAACCGGGTGGGTGCTCGACAGGCGCGGCGGCCGGCTTCGCCCAGGACCCGGCTCGAGATCCAGACCGCGGCTTGGCCCGGTCGCCGGTGATGTTCTGCGGACCCGTCGGTTTATTCATTGCATCCTTCATCCCACGGTCGGCGACCGTGGATTCGTCATTCATCCGACCCAACCAGACGACGACCAAACGACGTTCCCCGCCTTCGATCGATGCGCCTCGACCGCAGAACGACGCGCCAGAACCGCCCATGCGAGGGTCGCGCCAGTGACAGAACGGCACGCGACGCCCTATGTGAGCGACAGTGGTCGTGACTGCAAAGTCTCGAATGAATCAGTTTGATCCCAAAAGTGGGTGGAAGCGTGATGAACAGCCCCAAAAACGGCACGGAGCCGACATCCGACGTCGAGCCGGCGGAGCCGGTAATCCAAAAGATCCTGTCGCCTGCGGCACGTCGGGCTTTGGCCGAGGCGGAAGCCCGCCGCGCCACGCCGCCGATCGATCTCCCGCCTGAGGAGGCAGGTCGCGGCGGCCTCGAACCGGTGCGTTATGGCGACTGGGAAATCAAAGGTCTAACGAGCGATTTCTGATCGGTTCGATCGCGCTCGACCGAGCATCGCCCGCAGTTGCGAGGCATAATCGGCCCAGGACGTTGGCTCGGTTCCGTCGGCGGGTGGTCGCGACACCGTCATTGCCGCAAGAATCGCGTTGCGCCAGGCGGGCCCGTCGATCGGATCGAGAAGCACCGCGCGCGTCCCAAGACCCGCGCAAAATGTCGGCGCATCCGCCGCGAGCACCGGTACTCCCATGCCGAGCGCATCGCGCTCAAAGGCCGCGCTGCCCGGCGCGAAGCTCGGCGACAGGATCGCGCGAGCCCCCAAGGTCAAGGTCCGCAGGCCGTCCGCCGTCAAGCCCGGCGCCTCACGCACAAACGGCCGGTTGGTCTCGTTCCAATCCAGCATCGGCTTAAGTTCCTGGATTTGGGCGCCGCGTCTGCCCGCCAGCACCAGCTTCGGCACAGCGGCGCCAGACCGCACAAGATCGCGCCAGATCCCGAGCAGCATCAGGATGTTGCCCCGCGCTTCGAGCCGATCGACCGCGAGCAGGTAGGGCGTCCCCGCCAAGGCCGGATCGACGCCGGTTGTCGCAGACCCGGCCAATCGCGATGGGGTCGGCAGAACAGTCAACGGCGGTGACGCGGCGCCGAGAGCGGACGACAATCGGGCGCCCGCGATGTCGGTCGGCACCACGAGGCGTCGCGCGAGCCGCGTCATGGCCTGCACCGAGGCAGGGAGCGTCGCGATGGTCTCGGCCGCCTCATATTCGGGGAAATCGAGCTGCCAGATGCGGGTCGCGAGGCAGACAGGCCAAATGCCAGGGTGGCCCGCCAACCACGACGCCAGCGCCGGATCGTCCCATCCCGAAAGACCGATCTTGAGCAGGATTCCCTCTTCCGGCACGTCGACCGGCGCAAGACGCCGCGTCGCGAGAGCGGCGAGACGCAACCGACCACGCGCGGCCCACCCCGGGCGGGGCGACGATCGTGTAGAGGCGACATTGGAGCCGAGCGGTCCCGAGGCGAGCAGCCACGCGCGAATCGCCATGAAGGCTGCGTCGCCCTCCTGAACCGGCGCGTCCGACGCGACATCCGGCGGCACGGCTTCGAGCCCTCGGCGTGTCCGGATCAGAATCGCGTGAGGCCGCAGCGCCGAGGCGAGCGCCGCAAACCGCGCCGACGATGGCGGCACGCCCGTGGCGTCGAGGATGATCGGAAGGCTCATCGGGCGATCGCCTCAGAGATCATGCAAGAAGGGCAGGACGTCGTCGAAGTAGGAGGTCCAGGTCTGCGTGGCCGGGCCGCTCAGCCGCGCACGCCGCGCCATCAGGTCGGCGGCGCTCTCGGCAGCGCGCCGCAGGATCTCGTCCCGCCAGCCCGGACCATCGAGCGGCTCGAGATAGACGCTGGTCGCGCCGCCGACTTCGCGATGCGCCGCAATATCCGACGCGATCACCGGCGTGCCGAGCGCCAAGGCTTCGACGATCGGCAGGCCGAACCCTTCCGTGAACGAGGGCATCAGCAAGGCCCGGGCGCCGCGCACGACCTCCCGCATCGCCTGCGATGTCAGTCCATTGACCTCGATCACATGCGCGCCGAGGCCGGGGCAGCGTTCGAGGAGATCGATCACGCCTTGAGTCCGCAAACCGCGCGACCCGACGATGACGAGCTTCGGCAGCGGCGCCCCACGCTGCAGCATGTCGCGCCACACCTGGAGCAACAGGATATGGTTTTTGCGCTGGTCGATATTGCCGACCGTCACGAAATAAGGTGTCGAGGAGACAGGCTCGGACGTCGCATCGCCGCCGAGCAGGCTCTCGCTCACCGGAAGCGGCACGACATGGATCGGCATGTCGTGCCGACCGAGCGCCACGAGGCCGTCGCGGATCTCGTCCGCTGCGGCATGACTGGTCGCGATGAGGGCCGTGGCGCGTTTCGCGGCCATCCGTAGCCCCCGCGCATGATGGCGCGAAAGGATCGGTCCGGAATATTCCGGATAAAGCATCGGGATGAGGTCATGCAGCATCAGCACGGGCTTCACGTCGGGGCGATGGTCGAGCCATGTGAAAA includes:
- a CDS encoding glycosyltransferase family 4 protein, translated to MHHPLAFDLTRMFVGAAGSTPRGIDRVDMGYATRIFGEPGGRNVGLVPALSRMGVLTAKEAGRLAGTVERYWRETRPPGDDRKLAWLKARLAGDLGPTNRLLTRDGSGAAPSSSAVLRYTRLLLNARMSPLRFASAAVPQGAVYVNTGQILLGWDWFFTWLDHRPDVKPVLMLHDLIPMLYPEYSGPILSRHHARGLRMAAKRATALIATSHAAADEIRDGLVALGRHDMPIHVVPLPVSESLLGGDATSEPVSSTPYFVTVGNIDQRKNHILLLQVWRDMLQRGAPLPKLVIVGSRGLRTQGVIDLLERCPGLGAHVIEVNGLTSQAMREVVRGARALLMPSFTEGFGLPIVEALALGTPVIASDIAAHREVGGATSVYLEPLDGPGWRDEILRRAAESAADLMARRARLSGPATQTWTSYFDDVLPFLHDL
- a CDS encoding ATP-binding protein encodes the protein MSLALDALRDADFGWLRSLESVWSDADTTVGGPNEALLDSLVADFFRKTKETSTKPPGHVLVGAAGIGKTHLVGTLRRRTWDGGGWFVLLDILGVTDFWKSAALSFLTSLLQEMPDGRRQHEAVLAGVARRFQIERQVHEAFETPNIDPSKIVDLLVGGLMRGDRVNALRHQDVFRALALLRSNHAGTMSFAHSWLQGYEAEEDTGRKLGFKGAPPTHVELVRGMSWIMSLAGPTLVAVDQIDSIVIPSNMFQHRLSEDGRPAQPIGEVLAAGLLELYDVLHRSMTVVTCLYDSWERIKAHALDSAVHRFQPQTALLGMGDRAHIENLIVSRLTPAYAAVAFTPAFPSWPFSKAAIDNATGRGMTPRAILMRCDAFRRHCIDEARIELCDILLPVVPKADQLIEDTGPQTPLFDLEAMRRQVDIAGLIQNDDDGEFGRLLRGVFGLYAVQIDPDEAIDVEAKGDSAQRTPPLHGRLTFTFHAESDRERHYCYRALEHTNANAFQSRLRAALTASGITADMADRRLLIIRKAPVPGGVKTRQMVEVFTKAGGCIIDPSEDDLLTFVALRQLRDEAANHRKRNEFDTWLRATKPLCDTAFFKQAGLCPPPGTSVSDVMDAMPAPPVEALELEHVAEAVSPVAAPLTEPKRPTKRAVAPPLVAVPPTAIVIGHRMAVGGEAVSLPLALLPRHTAIIAGTGSGKTVLLRRLIEEAALAGIPAIVIDPNNDLSRLGDPWPERPGSFTPDDDEKAARYRETVEVVVWTPGVRAGNPLFLSVLPDFSGLGDNLDERDQACEMATETVAPLAGAKNGLQRGVLADAMRYFAGQGGGDLKAMTTLLTDLPDGISEIGNAAKLAAGMADQLHAAVATNPLLRVDGPVLDPKLLFNGPDAGRTRISVINLSGLASDAAREDFVNRLQMTLFSWIKKNPSPTGRLYAIDEAQNFMPSAHAAISRGSAVRLFAQARKYGLGMVVATQAPKGIDNKIVSNCTTQFFGKQNSPTDIGSVKDLIAGKGGAADDVARLAMGEFYFASEKSGKPAKIRTPICLSYHPANPPTPEEVVVQAKRSVR
- a CDS encoding DUF1674 domain-containing protein, whose amino-acid sequence is MNSPKNGTEPTSDVEPAEPVIQKILSPAARRALAEAEARRATPPIDLPPEEAGRGGLEPVRYGDWEIKGLTSDF
- a CDS encoding RsmB/NOP family class I SAM-dependent RNA methyltransferase, whose amino-acid sequence is MNKPTGPQNITGDRAKPRSGSRAGSWAKPAAAPVEHPPGLPARLIAAAILADVIGAGHGFDEAFGSETTQSKLNALEPRDRALVRSIVVVSLRRLGTIRKALAAFLERGLPKRSGNLEWFLVVTAAQIMFLDVPDHAAVNLCVLAVRTDPKSQPFAALANAVARNLARAPEGPADLDPFADTPAWLAARWRQTYGDAKATAIALAHRIEPSLDITVKADVARWTEALEATRLPNGSLRLTSHVPVPDLAGYADGEWWVQDAAASLPARLLRVEAGQRVADLCAAPGGKTAQLIAAGGHVVAVDRSAERLKRLAVNLERLGMSAETEVADVAGFSAEPFDAILLDAPCSATGTIRRHPDVAWTKRASDIVSLAALQTRMIDRALGLLKPGGTLVYCVCSLEPEEGEAQIASLLRRNPDVARVPITADEVGGWSDCVTPAGDLRTLPFFSVLDEPPLVGLDGFFAARLVRKA